In one window of Legionella fallonii LLAP-10 DNA:
- the gloB gene encoding hydroxyacylglutathione hydrolase, whose amino-acid sequence MTVYPIPAFLDNYIWAIVDDKKGVFDCVDPGEAEPVFEFAKAHHLKLRSILLTHHHSDHIGGVGHLIKAYPNCIVYGPFDDRIPYITNHVRENDIIQVGESSYTVLFNPGHTSTHISYYEPKQKSLFCGDTLFSAGCGRVFDGTMDELHQSMLLFKKLPEDTKIFCAHEYTQQNLRFAQTIEPQNSDISNHLQQLKKVPSSCSLPSTLALELSINPFLRTDISDVINYALQHGASSSSSKDVFATLRTQKNNFK is encoded by the coding sequence ATGACTGTTTATCCAATACCCGCTTTTTTAGATAACTATATCTGGGCTATAGTTGATGACAAGAAAGGGGTATTTGATTGTGTAGATCCTGGGGAGGCAGAACCAGTATTTGAATTTGCTAAAGCGCATCATTTGAAATTACGCTCTATTTTATTAACTCATCATCATAGTGATCACATTGGTGGTGTTGGCCATTTAATAAAGGCCTACCCTAATTGTATTGTCTACGGTCCTTTTGATGACAGAATCCCATATATAACCAACCATGTGAGGGAAAATGATATCATCCAAGTAGGTGAGTCTTCTTATACCGTTTTATTTAATCCAGGTCACACTTCAACGCATATCAGTTATTATGAACCAAAGCAAAAAAGTCTATTTTGTGGCGACACGCTATTTTCAGCGGGATGTGGTCGTGTATTCGATGGCACTATGGACGAATTACATCAATCCATGTTGCTATTCAAAAAACTCCCGGAAGATACCAAAATTTTCTGTGCTCATGAATATACGCAACAAAATCTAAGATTTGCACAAACAATAGAACCCCAGAACTCTGATATTAGTAATCACCTACAACAACTGAAAAAAGTCCCTTCGAGTTGTTCCTTGCCCTCTACTTTGGCTTTGGAATTATCAATAAATCCCTTTTTGCGTACTGACATTAGCGACGTAATCAATTATGCCTTACAGCATGGGGCATCCTCTTCTTCATCAAAAGATGTATTTGCTACGCTTAGAACGCAAAAGAATAATTTTAAATAA
- a CDS encoding 23S rRNA (adenine(2030)-N(6))-methyltransferase RlmJ: MLSYQHGYHAGNFADVIKHISLTRLLAYLTQKDKPLFYLETHSGKGLYHLKDRQAEKTGEYKEGIQPIWDNRNSLPTIFKEYIHAIKRLNETGFLNFYPGSPYLALQALRPQDRAYFCELHPAEFEALAHIPRFNKKAHLSNTDGIAALNALLPPPEKRGLIFIDPSFEIKEEYKQIPLAIKRSFTRFATGVYCLWYPVVNKKLTEQLIRGMKEIKANNAVRVEFNLTLAPKDGMTGCGLWIINPPYTFAAEIKTVLDTLRTYFNPGISSYIVETHPMIEK, from the coding sequence ATGCTTAGTTATCAACACGGTTATCACGCCGGCAATTTTGCTGATGTAATTAAACACATCTCGTTAACTCGACTTCTTGCTTATCTAACACAAAAAGATAAGCCATTATTCTATCTAGAAACTCATTCCGGAAAGGGGCTGTACCATCTCAAAGACAGGCAAGCAGAAAAAACAGGGGAATATAAAGAGGGCATTCAACCTATTTGGGATAATAGAAACTCTTTACCAACAATTTTCAAAGAGTATATACACGCTATAAAACGGTTAAATGAGACTGGCTTTCTTAATTTTTATCCTGGTTCCCCTTATCTCGCGCTGCAAGCACTACGTCCGCAAGATCGAGCTTATTTTTGCGAGCTTCATCCAGCAGAGTTTGAGGCTCTTGCCCACATACCGCGATTTAATAAAAAAGCCCATTTAAGTAATACAGATGGCATAGCAGCTCTTAATGCGTTATTACCTCCTCCAGAAAAACGAGGTTTAATTTTTATTGATCCTTCTTTTGAAATCAAAGAAGAATACAAACAAATCCCACTTGCTATTAAACGTTCATTTACTCGGTTTGCTACCGGTGTTTACTGTCTTTGGTACCCAGTAGTTAACAAAAAATTAACTGAGCAGTTGATTCGCGGCATGAAAGAGATAAAGGCTAATAATGCAGTAAGAGTTGAATTTAATTTAACTCTAGCTCCTAAAGATGGTATGACAGGGTGTGGCTTATGGATTATCAATCCACCCTATACTTTTGCTGCAGAAATTAAAACAGTATTAGATACTCTGAGAACCTACTTTAATCCTGGTATTTCTTCTTATATAGTAGAAACACACCCGATGATCGAGAAATAA
- a CDS encoding PA3496 family putative envelope integrity protein yields MSLHEDHDHQSFSDYNYDEEIEDLPKKKRIKRMLEERLERKRLKDEFKDDFDELGGEFNWDELDK; encoded by the coding sequence ATGAGTTTACATGAGGATCATGATCATCAATCTTTCTCTGATTATAATTACGATGAAGAGATTGAGGATTTACCCAAAAAGAAAAGGATAAAGCGAATGCTTGAAGAACGACTTGAACGTAAACGTTTAAAAGATGAATTTAAGGATGATTTTGATGAGTTAGGCGGTGAGTTTAATTGGGATGAGCTTGATAAATAA
- the folD gene encoding bifunctional methylenetetrahydrofolate dehydrogenase/methenyltetrahydrofolate cyclohydrolase FolD, whose translation MSASLLDGKRVASLRRNELKLRLQHYVAQGNQAPGLAVVLIGNDPASAIYVNNKRKACEEVGIKSHSYDLPEETSQNELLELIDKLNSSDEIDGILIQLPLPKHINETVVIEHIKPEKDVDGFHPYNLGRLAQRNPLLRPCTPLGIMNLLRHYNLEVKRKHAVVIGASNIVGRPMSLELLLAGATVTVCHKFTQDLQKYITIADFIIIATGVKDLINTEWLNKSQVLIDVGMHRLPDGSLRGDVDFSKAVDKVSWITPVPGGVGPMTIVTLLENTVMAKLGAAYNSLA comes from the coding sequence ATGTCAGCATCATTACTAGATGGAAAGCGTGTAGCATCTCTTCGTCGAAATGAATTAAAACTGCGATTACAACATTATGTCGCCCAAGGAAATCAGGCCCCTGGTTTAGCTGTTGTTCTTATCGGTAATGATCCTGCATCTGCTATTTATGTCAATAATAAAAGAAAAGCATGTGAAGAAGTGGGTATCAAATCACACTCTTATGATTTGCCTGAAGAAACAAGCCAAAATGAGCTGCTTGAGCTTATTGATAAATTAAATAGCTCCGATGAAATTGATGGTATTCTCATTCAACTCCCTTTACCCAAACATATTAATGAAACAGTAGTTATTGAGCACATTAAGCCAGAAAAAGACGTCGATGGGTTTCATCCTTATAATCTGGGTAGACTCGCGCAAAGAAATCCTCTTCTGCGCCCGTGCACTCCTCTTGGCATCATGAACTTATTGCGACACTACAATTTGGAAGTAAAAAGAAAACATGCGGTTGTCATTGGGGCATCAAATATTGTTGGTCGTCCTATGAGTTTGGAATTATTGCTTGCTGGAGCAACGGTCACCGTATGCCATAAATTTACCCAAGATCTACAAAAATACATAACAATAGCTGACTTTATTATAATAGCTACCGGAGTAAAGGACTTAATCAATACTGAATGGCTCAATAAATCACAAGTACTTATTGACGTAGGCATGCACCGCTTACCCGATGGCAGTCTCAGAGGCGATGTTGATTTTTCAAAGGCAGTTGATAAAGTATCTTGGATCACACCAGTGCCTGGTGGCGTTGGTCCTATGACGATAGTTACTTTGCTTGAAAATACTGTGATGGCTAAGCTTGGGGCCGCTTACAACTCTCTCGCTTGA
- a CDS encoding carbonic anhydrase family protein — protein MYRSILKNIVFLTSSLCFFSGITHAAEPELSVLGKTMSQTKQQQMSPKQALQRLKDGNQRFLTNTQKTRDYLKQAHLSSYGQYPFAVVLNCMDSRSVPELFFDQGLADLFTLRVAGNVLNDDILGSMEFATKAAGSRLIVVLAHTSCGAVAGACNDVKLGHLTDVLDKIQPVVQSTMKEEHSKNCADPKLVDSIAKANALHVVREIQERSPILRDLVKNKQVGIVAGVHDIKTGKVTFLEEERSVPS, from the coding sequence ATGTACCGTTCCATATTAAAAAATATAGTTTTTTTGACGAGCAGTCTCTGTTTTTTTAGCGGCATCACTCACGCTGCGGAGCCCGAATTATCCGTACTTGGGAAGACGATGAGCCAAACAAAACAACAACAAATGTCACCTAAACAAGCGTTGCAGCGATTAAAGGATGGAAACCAACGCTTTTTGACTAACACCCAGAAAACTCGAGATTATTTAAAACAAGCTCACCTTTCTTCTTACGGTCAATATCCATTTGCCGTTGTACTTAATTGTATGGATTCTCGTAGTGTCCCTGAGTTATTTTTTGACCAGGGTTTAGCTGATTTATTTACTTTACGTGTTGCTGGAAACGTACTTAATGACGATATTCTTGGGAGTATGGAGTTTGCTACCAAGGCTGCTGGTTCTCGCTTGATAGTAGTACTAGCCCATACTTCATGTGGAGCAGTTGCTGGAGCATGCAATGACGTTAAATTAGGACATTTAACTGATGTTTTAGATAAAATCCAACCCGTAGTACAAAGCACTATGAAAGAGGAACACTCTAAAAATTGTGCTGATCCGAAACTTGTAGATTCAATAGCCAAAGCAAATGCACTACACGTTGTAAGAGAAATTCAGGAGAGAAGCCCTATTCTTAGAGATTTAGTTAAAAACAAACAAGTAGGAATTGTTGCTGGAGTGCATGATATAAAAACAGGAAAAGTCACTTTCCTTGAAGAGGAACGTTCTGTTCCTAGCTAA
- a CDS encoding MFS transporter, which yields MERFYGYIVWLIVTLFVVYAFCLNTAAAVFADTVKATLGVNSFSISMAMSAFIFSFACMQIPAGYLLDKFNPRLIVSIGILLLALGNILTSFAHTLTLFTLSNIVQGSGASFAFVSAAVLISQWFSELKFPILFGFTQTVSCILSGIIHYYFSIELSTYTWNEIYRSLSLFGFALFLLSLLTVKSPSYYKPEANISLKNSLSIVLKNKQILLCSAAAAMSFGVLLAYAGLWYLKIQSYYLVANIQAVVISGMIFVGIGIGTPFLGWLSNRVKSRVMVIHITLCLGTMALILGIYLPHFGSQDLILVQIISFLIGFFLSGSMLFYTVISELSTNATRGVAISVLNTAVFLFNTLMMFLPYLFLTSLSKEFFTYLWTLPFFILIAILLLYFIKESFLVGEERRPGNKLPDKPV from the coding sequence ATGGAAAGATTCTATGGATATATAGTTTGGCTTATTGTCACTTTATTTGTCGTCTATGCTTTCTGTTTAAATACCGCTGCAGCTGTTTTTGCTGATACTGTAAAAGCAACTCTTGGTGTTAATAGCTTCAGTATCTCTATGGCTATGAGTGCTTTCATTTTTAGTTTTGCCTGTATGCAAATACCTGCAGGATACTTGCTGGATAAATTTAATCCACGACTAATAGTTAGCATTGGTATCTTGTTGCTTGCTTTAGGAAACATACTTACTTCTTTTGCTCATACCCTTACTTTATTTACCCTATCTAACATCGTGCAAGGCAGCGGTGCCTCATTTGCATTTGTTTCCGCAGCTGTTTTAATATCACAATGGTTTTCTGAATTAAAATTTCCAATATTATTTGGCTTTACTCAAACCGTCTCTTGTATTTTATCCGGTATTATTCATTATTATTTCTCTATTGAATTAAGTACTTATACTTGGAACGAGATTTATCGTTCATTGTCCTTATTTGGTTTTGCATTATTTTTATTATCTCTACTCACCGTAAAATCACCCTCTTATTATAAGCCTGAGGCAAATATCTCATTAAAAAACTCACTTTCAATTGTCCTAAAAAATAAACAAATACTCTTATGCTCGGCCGCTGCAGCCATGTCTTTTGGAGTGCTTTTAGCCTACGCCGGTCTTTGGTATCTCAAAATTCAATCGTACTATTTGGTTGCAAATATCCAAGCTGTTGTTATAAGCGGTATGATTTTTGTGGGAATTGGCATTGGCACACCTTTTTTAGGTTGGTTATCCAATAGAGTAAAATCAAGAGTCATGGTAATTCATATAACCTTGTGCTTAGGTACTATGGCATTAATTTTAGGCATATACCTCCCCCACTTTGGTTCTCAAGACCTTATATTAGTTCAAATTATTTCCTTTTTAATTGGTTTTTTCCTTTCAGGTTCCATGCTGTTTTATACCGTAATCAGCGAATTATCAACGAATGCAACACGAGGAGTTGCCATTAGTGTCTTAAATACAGCTGTTTTTTTATTTAATACATTGATGATGTTTCTTCCCTATCTCTTCTTAACCTCTTTATCTAAAGAGTTTTTTACTTATTTATGGACATTACCATTTTTCATCTTAATTGCCATATTGTTACTTTACTTTATTAAAGAGAGTTTTTTAGTTGGAGAAGAGCGTAGACCGGGCAACAAGTTGCCCGACAAACCCGTCTAA
- a CDS encoding FimV/HubP family polar landmark protein, which yields MKKTVLNAALLALLFPMAVNAIGLGEMTVKSSLDQPFLAEIELLDVGSSPVVGIKVAVADPDNFQQLGLERVAVLSLLHFNIEKNVKGKFVIKVQSRERMSEPYMELVVDLTWPGGQLYKAYTVLLDPPGYQLVSTRAHSSPTYYKKSIGHKSEPGVIEKAIITEVQHNPVSLKDSKKQTTYGPTIANENVWQIAQRYKASEVILPQVVLAIVGVNPNAFTEGNLNGLKVGVRLTIPATNEIAKVPAELATAEVMAHDKAWNEKTPINHVLSPPYTHGQVTNPVPQIQSDSKAKSTEIPTIPKFTIQAIMPNQNIMPQLIPSTGVNSTSNVNQAQPAQNNSAQHLDQNSIMKTELSITSAAVESVRESNALLMEQLHLLQDQNKNLQKQLTQRDKEMKAIRTQMQTLMKQRLAVSGQVSSPIADNQSSSFWTLVLLLVVAAGGGGFAYWYFKLREKETKEQPFLSSEPIVPKRVTPEVTSEPVKAAEVSIQEAVTRTIDITAKAAEALTDSAYKKLDKPAAEIEKNPSLIEERIGSPSAGEEHITLSVGTNAMDSKTEITAQSESSLEPTEIVDVQSVKKQTELTIDNVKGDLGDAEVIKKEEPKEEPLLEFESSLNKETDNEATQIQHSLEDVNSIAEMDEPEKLKRNEQKQKHEESSTNEMLEFEPGLHQILTKQREQEISKPENTEESDNGIDFVPTVSIEEDKGEGNQQADSQQTVESENNPSSEKVEFARDFVLDEPANANEKEEIVLEHNTIDVDPELAAFFADSNRENSVDKDEDKVDKDLHSNIKETSEIGNSKTASPLKSKAALDTLLALANTYISMDDLESAKASLDEVLEHGSEKQKTEALRLLNQIKEK from the coding sequence TTGAAAAAAACTGTCTTAAATGCTGCGCTATTGGCATTACTTTTTCCAATGGCTGTTAATGCTATTGGCCTAGGAGAAATGACAGTTAAGTCATCTCTCGATCAGCCTTTTTTAGCCGAAATTGAATTATTAGATGTGGGCAGTTCACCTGTAGTAGGTATCAAAGTTGCGGTAGCTGATCCTGATAATTTTCAACAACTAGGTTTAGAGCGAGTTGCTGTCTTATCTTTATTGCATTTTAATATCGAAAAAAACGTTAAGGGCAAGTTTGTTATTAAGGTTCAGTCTCGTGAGCGTATGAGTGAACCCTATATGGAGTTAGTCGTTGATTTAACTTGGCCTGGAGGACAGCTCTATAAAGCATATACTGTATTGCTAGATCCTCCGGGCTATCAATTAGTTTCAACCAGAGCTCACAGTAGTCCTACTTACTATAAAAAAAGCATAGGCCATAAATCCGAGCCTGGAGTTATAGAGAAAGCAATTATCACTGAAGTGCAACATAACCCTGTATCGCTCAAGGATAGTAAGAAACAAACCACCTATGGACCAACCATTGCTAACGAAAATGTTTGGCAAATTGCTCAAAGATATAAGGCTTCTGAAGTTATTTTGCCTCAAGTTGTACTTGCCATCGTTGGTGTAAATCCTAATGCATTTACGGAGGGTAACTTAAACGGATTGAAAGTAGGAGTTCGTTTGACCATTCCCGCCACTAATGAAATTGCAAAAGTACCTGCAGAACTAGCTACAGCAGAAGTAATGGCTCATGATAAAGCATGGAATGAAAAAACACCTATAAATCATGTGCTTTCACCGCCATATACACATGGACAAGTCACTAATCCTGTACCACAAATTCAGAGTGACTCAAAAGCAAAAAGCACGGAAATTCCAACCATACCTAAGTTTACAATTCAGGCCATTATGCCTAATCAAAATATTATGCCTCAACTAATACCTTCAACGGGTGTTAACTCTACAAGTAATGTGAATCAAGCACAGCCAGCACAAAATAATAGTGCGCAGCATTTAGATCAAAATTCTATTATGAAAACGGAACTTTCTATTACCTCGGCGGCTGTTGAATCTGTACGAGAGTCCAATGCCTTACTAATGGAACAGCTTCATTTGCTTCAGGATCAAAATAAAAATTTGCAAAAACAATTGACTCAGCGTGATAAAGAAATGAAAGCGATTAGAACACAAATGCAAACGCTGATGAAACAACGTCTGGCTGTCAGTGGCCAGGTAAGTTCTCCTATAGCAGATAATCAGTCATCGAGTTTTTGGACATTAGTGCTTCTATTAGTTGTGGCTGCCGGAGGAGGGGGATTCGCTTATTGGTATTTCAAACTTCGAGAAAAAGAAACTAAGGAACAACCCTTTTTATCTAGTGAACCAATTGTACCTAAAAGAGTCACTCCTGAAGTGACTTCAGAACCAGTAAAAGCCGCAGAAGTTTCTATACAAGAAGCGGTGACTCGGACAATAGATATTACAGCTAAAGCAGCGGAAGCGTTAACTGATTCGGCGTATAAGAAGCTTGATAAACCTGCTGCAGAAATTGAAAAAAATCCCTCTCTTATTGAAGAGAGAATAGGGTCTCCGTCTGCTGGTGAGGAACATATAACCTTGTCAGTAGGAACAAACGCTATGGACTCTAAAACAGAAATAACCGCTCAGTCAGAGTCATCTCTTGAACCTACTGAAATCGTGGACGTTCAGTCAGTGAAAAAACAAACAGAGCTTACTATAGATAATGTAAAAGGGGATTTAGGTGATGCCGAGGTAATAAAAAAAGAGGAGCCCAAAGAAGAACCTCTTTTAGAGTTTGAGTCTAGTCTTAACAAAGAAACTGATAATGAGGCAACTCAAATCCAACATTCATTGGAAGATGTTAACTCAATAGCTGAAATGGATGAACCTGAAAAATTAAAGCGCAACGAGCAAAAACAGAAACACGAGGAATCTTCAACTAATGAAATGTTGGAGTTTGAGCCAGGGTTGCATCAAATTCTTACTAAGCAAAGAGAACAAGAGATAAGCAAACCAGAAAACACTGAAGAAAGTGATAATGGAATAGATTTTGTACCTACTGTATCCATAGAGGAAGATAAGGGCGAGGGAAATCAACAAGCTGATTCTCAGCAAACTGTTGAAAGCGAGAATAATCCATCTTCGGAAAAAGTTGAGTTTGCACGTGATTTTGTACTTGATGAGCCTGCTAACGCTAATGAGAAAGAAGAAATCGTACTAGAACATAACACTATTGATGTAGATCCAGAGCTTGCTGCGTTTTTTGCTGATTCTAATAGAGAAAACAGTGTTGACAAAGATGAGGATAAGGTAGACAAAGACCTTCATTCCAATATTAAAGAAACATCAGAAATAGGCAACTCTAAAACAGCAAGTCCTTTAAAAAGCAAAGCGGCATTGGATACTTTATTGGCATTGGCTAACACTTATATCAGTATGGATGATTTAGAGTCAGCAAAAGCTTCTTTAGATGAGGTGTTAGAACATGGTAGTGAAAAACAAAAAACAGAGGCCCTACGTCTATTAAATCAAATAAAAGAGAAATAA
- the truA gene encoding tRNA pseudouridine(38-40) synthase TruA, which produces MRIALVVEYDGSRYHGWQAQTGLHTVQHAVEHALSKVADSTISVVCAGRTDTGVHATNQIIHFDCDKERTIRAWIHGANSFLPKDVCVKWGKEMPEEFHARYSATSRRYRYIIYNGAIRPALLRSNVSWQYRQLDHRVMHQGAQSLLGENDFTSFRSVECQSKTPMRNVHEIKVSRSGDLVVIDITANAFLHHMVRNIAGVLISVGSGKHSASWVNDVLNAKDRKLGAETAPPYGLYLVQVNYPQIFGVLQNSPGPLFLWEK; this is translated from the coding sequence ATGCGTATTGCCTTAGTGGTTGAATACGATGGAAGTCGATATCATGGCTGGCAAGCACAAACGGGCTTGCATACTGTCCAACATGCTGTTGAGCATGCTTTGTCGAAAGTAGCTGATAGTACTATTTCAGTGGTTTGTGCAGGAAGAACCGACACCGGTGTTCATGCTACGAATCAGATTATCCATTTTGATTGTGACAAAGAACGTACCATACGTGCTTGGATACATGGAGCAAACTCCTTTTTACCTAAAGACGTCTGTGTCAAATGGGGAAAAGAGATGCCTGAAGAGTTCCATGCTCGTTATTCTGCAACAAGCAGAAGATATCGTTATATAATTTATAATGGGGCAATTAGACCTGCTTTACTTCGCAGCAATGTCAGTTGGCAGTATCGTCAATTAGATCATCGTGTCATGCATCAAGGAGCACAAAGCCTGTTAGGAGAAAACGACTTTACCTCCTTTCGCTCAGTTGAGTGTCAATCTAAAACCCCAATGCGTAATGTACATGAAATAAAGGTTTCGCGCTCAGGGGATTTAGTGGTTATAGATATTACTGCAAATGCTTTTTTGCATCATATGGTAAGAAATATCGCTGGGGTCTTAATTTCTGTGGGTTCTGGAAAACATTCTGCTTCTTGGGTAAACGATGTATTGAATGCTAAAGATAGAAAGTTAGGTGCGGAAACGGCACCTCCATATGGTCTCTATTTAGTACAAGTAAATTATCCTCAGATTTTTGGTGTTTTACAGAATAGTCCAGGCCCTTTGTTTCTCTGGGAGAAGTAA
- a CDS encoding phosphoribosylanthranilate isomerase, whose translation MNSSRTRVKMCGMTRAEDVAHAISLGVDAIGLIFYPKSPRNVTIETARPLLDNIPPFVSAVAVLVNPEMKLVEQILKKLPIQLLQFHGDESPEFCQQFGKPFIKAIQPQTADQIKQEMERYSKASALLLDTPSVTNRGGTGLTFDWNIIPPDLPKPYILAGGLNQFNVLDAIKMNPYAVDVSSGVESEPGIKDHLKMSQFIKVLWGIQ comes from the coding sequence TTGAACTCATCTCGTACTCGAGTCAAAATGTGTGGTATGACACGTGCCGAAGATGTAGCCCATGCAATAAGTCTGGGCGTTGACGCCATTGGTTTGATCTTTTATCCTAAAAGCCCTCGCAATGTTACTATAGAAACTGCTAGGCCTTTATTGGATAACATCCCGCCTTTTGTGTCTGCAGTAGCTGTATTGGTAAACCCAGAAATGAAGTTGGTCGAGCAAATACTGAAAAAATTACCGATACAATTATTACAATTTCATGGTGATGAATCACCAGAATTTTGCCAACAATTCGGCAAACCGTTTATTAAAGCAATACAACCACAAACAGCTGACCAAATAAAACAAGAAATGGAGCGATATTCAAAAGCCAGTGCGTTACTTCTGGATACACCTTCGGTAACCAATCGAGGCGGGACAGGGTTAACTTTTGATTGGAATATTATTCCGCCAGACTTACCTAAGCCTTACATTTTGGCTGGGGGTCTTAATCAATTTAATGTGCTCGATGCAATTAAAATGAATCCTTATGCAGTGGATGTTTCTAGTGGGGTAGAGTCAGAACCAGGCATAAAAGATCATTTAAAAATGAGTCAATTTATTAAGGTATTATGGGGCATACAATGA
- the trpB gene encoding tryptophan synthase subunit beta gives MNKKELPDEHGHFGPYGGIFVADTLIHPLQQLENAYVKYRKDPEFLAELRMELKDYVGRPSPLYHAARLSREIGGAQIYLKREDLNHTGAHKINNTVGQALLAKRMGKTRIIAETGAGQHGVASATVAAKFGFECVVYMGSEDIKRQSSNVYRMKLLGAEVVPVTSGSKTLKDALNEAMRDWVGHVDDTFYIIGTVAGPHPYPQMVRDFQAVIGIEAREQFLEKAGQLPDALVACVGGGSNAIGLFYPFLNDSSVAIYGVEAGGKGLETGEHAASLIAGKPGVLHGNRTYLLCDEFGQIKDTHSISAGLDYPGVGPEHSYLKDTGRVVYQAINDDEALNAFRLLTRVEGIIPALESSHAVAYAMKLAKTMSPNQNIIVNLSGRGDKDIHTVAAIDGITV, from the coding sequence ATGAATAAGAAAGAACTTCCTGATGAACATGGTCATTTTGGTCCATATGGTGGAATATTTGTTGCAGATACATTAATTCATCCTTTGCAGCAATTAGAAAATGCCTATGTCAAATACCGTAAAGATCCTGAGTTTTTAGCTGAATTACGCATGGAGCTAAAGGATTATGTAGGGCGTCCTAGTCCTTTGTACCATGCAGCCCGGTTAAGTCGGGAAATAGGTGGTGCTCAAATCTATCTTAAGCGTGAAGATTTAAATCATACGGGCGCTCATAAAATCAATAATACTGTTGGACAGGCTCTATTGGCCAAGCGTATGGGGAAAACTCGAATCATTGCTGAAACAGGCGCCGGACAACATGGCGTAGCGTCGGCAACAGTAGCTGCAAAATTTGGTTTTGAGTGCGTTGTTTATATGGGGTCTGAGGATATTAAACGTCAATCCAGTAATGTTTATCGTATGAAATTATTAGGGGCAGAGGTTGTTCCTGTCACTTCTGGTTCAAAAACACTTAAAGATGCTTTAAATGAGGCAATGCGTGATTGGGTAGGTCATGTTGATGATACCTTTTATATTATAGGAACAGTGGCAGGACCTCATCCTTATCCTCAAATGGTTAGAGATTTCCAAGCGGTGATAGGTATAGAAGCTAGAGAGCAATTTCTTGAAAAAGCGGGCCAACTACCAGATGCTTTAGTTGCTTGTGTTGGTGGCGGCTCAAATGCCATAGGTTTATTTTATCCATTCTTGAATGACTCTTCGGTTGCTATTTATGGTGTTGAGGCTGGTGGTAAGGGTTTGGAAACCGGTGAGCATGCGGCATCACTGATAGCGGGTAAACCCGGCGTATTACACGGTAATCGAACTTATTTATTATGTGATGAGTTTGGCCAAATTAAGGATACTCATTCAATATCTGCAGGCTTGGATTATCCTGGTGTTGGCCCGGAACATTCTTATTTAAAAGATACGGGGCGCGTTGTTTATCAAGCAATTAATGATGATGAAGCATTAAATGCATTTCGCTTATTAACGCGAGTAGAAGGGATTATACCGGCTCTTGAGTCAAGTCATGCTGTGGCCTATGCTATGAAGCTAGCAAAAACGATGTCTCCGAACCAAAACATTATCGTTAATTTATCGGGTCGCGGTGATAAAGACATACATACTGTTGCAGCTATTGATGGTATTACTGTTTAA